One Variibacter gotjawalensis genomic window, CTTCGCCCGGCGACGTTCAGGCCGAGCGCGAACGCGTCGATCGTATCGCCCAGAGGCTCAATGCAGCCTTCCTGGGAGCTGTCCACATCGAGACCGTCCGTTGGGAGCGCAGCGCCTACACGGCCGATTCGACCTTCCAGCGGCAGATTGTGGATCCGGGCGCGTGCGACCTCGTGGTCAGCATCTTTTGGCAGCGCTTAGGCTCGGAACTTCCGCCCGACTTCGAACGAATGCGTGACGGTCGCCCCTACCCGAGCGGCACCGTCTACGAACTTGTGAAGGGCCTGCAGGCGAGCCAGCAGTCCGCCGGAGGACTGCCGCACGTCTTCGTCTACCGCAAGATGGCCGACGCTGCCGTACCAATGACGGACCGCGAGCGCTACCGGCAGGCGCACGAGCAGCGCGAGGCTTTCCTCGCCTTCTGGGAAGAGTGGTTCGTCTCCGAGCAAGGCCACTTCAAGTCCGCGTACAACACCTTCAACTCGCCGGACGACTTCGAAGAAAAGTTCGAGGAGCATCTGCGCGCCTGGCTGCGCAACCAAGGCTACGGCGTCGGCGCGCATTCCTGGCCGCTCGCCGAACGCGGCTCTCCGTTCTGCAGCCTCGAGCCGTTCGATGCCGGCCACGAGGAAGTCTTCTTTGGCCGCGAGCGCGAGATCGACCGCGCCATCGAGGGGCTGACCGCAAGCGAGAATACCGAACGCCGCCGCCCGTTCTTGCTGTTGCTCGGCGAATCCGGCTCCGGCAAATCCTCACTCGCCCGCGCCGGCATCGTACCGCGCATCCTGCGCGGCGCGCTCGGCGGCGAGCCGGCCGCATGGCGCGCCGCCGTGTTCAAGCCCGGTGCTGCGGCCGACCCGCTCGCCGCATTAGCCGAAGCATTGTGCGCGCCAGTCGCGCTACCGGAAATCCTCGCCGGCGATTTCAAATCGTCCGCCATGCTCTCTGCCGTGTTCCGCGCGAAAGTCGGCGGTGCGCCGATTGTCGGAGCGCTCGATCGTGTCGCCGAGAATGTGCGCGCATCGCTCGGCAGCGATCAGCCGCCGCGCGGCGGCCTCGTCGTGCTTGTCGACCAAATGGAAGAGCTGTTCGGCCCGGACGTGAACGAGGAGACGCGGGAACAATTCGCCGCCGTCCTCGCCGATCTGCTCGCCACCGGCCGCGTCAGCGTTATCGGCACGCTGCGCTCGGACGCTTACGCGGAATTCACCCGCTCGCCCGGCCTGCTCGCGCTGAAAGAGAGTGGCGCAACGCTCGACGTCACGACGCCAGGCCCTGCCGAGATCGCCGACATCGTGCGCGCCCCGGCTGAAGCCGCCGGCTTGAGCTTCGGCGCAGTATCGGACAGCACGAACCGTCTCGACGACGTGGTCATTCAGGCCGCCAGCGGACGCGACATGCTCCCGTTGCTACAGTTCACGCTGTCGCGCCTGTTCGACATGATGCGCGAACGCTTGCTCGCGAACGGCCGCACGCTCGCCACCGCCGAGGCGGGCGACCTCATCTTCACCCACGACGATTACGCCTCGTTCGGCGGCCTCGAAGGTGCGATCGGAGAGCGCGCCGAGGAAACCTTCGCGGGGCTCGACAAGGCGGCGCAGGAGCGGCTGCCGCGCTTGCTGCGCGCCCTCGCCGCCGTCGACACCAGCGACAAATCGCAGACCGGCACGCTGCACCTCTTTGAAGTCGCGACCGACAGCTTCAAATCCGATCCAGCCGCTACAACGCTGATCGACGCGCTCGTCGGCGCTCGCGTCCTCGTCACCAGCCGGGAAGCCGACGCGACCGGCGGCCGCCACATCCGCCTCGCGCACGAGGCTGTACTGCGGACCTGGGACCGCGCCCGCGAAATCGTCGCCGACCATGCGGATTTCTTCCGCGTCCGCGCCGACCTCATCGCGGCGGAGCGCCGCTACGCCCGCGCGCGCACCGAGAAAGGCGCCCGCAGCGCCGCCGCATTCCTTTTGGCCTCCGGTGTCCCGCTCGCTGAAGCGCAGCAGATCCGCAGCCGCTTCGCCGACGAACTCCCGCCCGAGCTGACACAATACATCGATCGCTCCGCCAAAGCTGCCGGCGCGCGCCAACGCTGGATGAGCGCCGCCGTCGTCGTCTTCGGCGTGATGGCAATCGCCGCAAGCATCGCGGCATTTTATGCGGTTCGCTCCGAACAGGCGGCGGTGAAATCCGAACAAGCGGCGTTGCGCTCCGAGCAAGCCGCCGCGCGCAATTTCACGCTCGCGGTTGCGCAGGCCGATACGCTAGTCACGCGCATCTCCGAGGAACTCAAAGACCTCGCGATCTCGCGCGACGCTTTGCGGCGCATGCTCAACACGATCGAGCGCCAGTTCAGCGAGATCGCGAAGATCAACCCGGATCACCCACGCCTGCTGCTCAGTCGCGCCCGCATGCTGACGGCATTCGTCGACAATTACCTCGACCTCAGCGAGACGACGGAAGCCCTCCAACGTGCCGAAGAATGCGTCGCCATCGCACGCCGCCTTGTCGCCCGCGAGCCCGGCAACAGCGAGATGA contains:
- a CDS encoding tetratricopeptide repeat protein, whose protein sequence is MADAGAKTTTVRIFVSSPGDVQAERERVDRIAQRLNAAFLGAVHIETVRWERSAYTADSTFQRQIVDPGACDLVVSIFWQRLGSELPPDFERMRDGRPYPSGTVYELVKGLQASQQSAGGLPHVFVYRKMADAAVPMTDRERYRQAHEQREAFLAFWEEWFVSEQGHFKSAYNTFNSPDDFEEKFEEHLRAWLRNQGYGVGAHSWPLAERGSPFCSLEPFDAGHEEVFFGREREIDRAIEGLTASENTERRRPFLLLLGESGSGKSSLARAGIVPRILRGALGGEPAAWRAAVFKPGAAADPLAALAEALCAPVALPEILAGDFKSSAMLSAVFRAKVGGAPIVGALDRVAENVRASLGSDQPPRGGLVVLVDQMEELFGPDVNEETREQFAAVLADLLATGRVSVIGTLRSDAYAEFTRSPGLLALKESGATLDVTTPGPAEIADIVRAPAEAAGLSFGAVSDSTNRLDDVVIQAASGRDMLPLLQFTLSRLFDMMRERLLANGRTLATAEAGDLIFTHDDYASFGGLEGAIGERAEETFAGLDKAAQERLPRLLRALAAVDTSDKSQTGTLHLFEVATDSFKSDPAATTLIDALVGARVLVTSREADATGGRHIRLAHEAVLRTWDRAREIVADHADFFRVRADLIAAERRYARARTEKGARSAAAFLLASGVPLAEAQQIRSRFADELPPELTQYIDRSAKAAGARQRWMSAAVVVFGVMAIAASIAAFYAVRSEQAAVKSEQAALRSEQAAARNFTLAVAQADTLVTRISEELKDLAISRDALRRMLNTIERQFSEIAKINPDHPRLLLSRARMLTAFVDNYLDLSETTEALQRAEECVAIARRLVAREPGNSEMKSALGNCLDRQGHTLRDRGRYDDAIATYREAVALRRELITAEADKALWRRDLADALRSLGYALVSAGRNEESLTALDESVKLARALAKDAPDDQTTLRVLTDSLNTNAIVLSQLKRPQDSLANYRESATVARRLIALDASNTTWRRYLSNILANSSAEMVALGQQAEALKSLQESLEIRRGLVTLDPGNMIWQRELSYILVEIGTLYASMQEKEKALLSLREASLIVRRLIEIDPSNVTWKNELRRRLPPVVELLVSLGKQDDAVALVLDAIALFRDSVNANPADTRQKFELGYLVSYYAVLLVERGDYGKAQGANEEALALMRPYLAENPASDEALQNVANTLFNLGRSRVLQKDWTNAASAFEECIALWRRVLVLTPDALQPQLELSEALRHYAASSDIREPFRREALGILRRLQAEGKLPQGYQAAIDELEKDLKG